The Vicinamibacterales bacterium genome contains a region encoding:
- a CDS encoding PQQ-binding-like beta-propeller repeat protein: MRTVTALVIVVATAVLRAAPAPPTPGVDWPQFRGIAASGVAEGFSLPATWNTAGGANVLWKTPIPGLGLSSPIVWKDDIFLSTAISGKKDAGLRVGYYGDIASVPDDTEHEWRVYALDKKTGRVKWQRTAYKGVPKVKRHMKNSHANSTLATDGERIVAFFGSEGLYAYDMRGTLLWKKDLGVLDAGYYMVPDAQWETGSSPVLHDGMVIVQADVQKGSFLAMFDARDGREVWRVARTDVPTWSTPTIHTVNGQTQILVNGMRHVGAYDFKTGKEVWKLSGGGDIPVPTPVVNDGLIYITNAHGPASPVYAIKDTAAGDISLKADATSNDHVAWSAPRSGGYMCTPLVYRGLVYIVRYNGVLNVFDARTGEKKYETRLGGATSAFTASPVANDGRVFIASEDGQIYVIAAGPKYEQLAMNEMSTPVLATPAISEGRLILRTQDQIMAIGRK, translated from the coding sequence ATGAGAACCGTGACCGCGCTCGTGATCGTCGTGGCGACGGCCGTGCTTCGTGCGGCACCGGCGCCGCCCACGCCCGGCGTCGACTGGCCGCAGTTCCGCGGCATCGCGGCGTCCGGCGTGGCCGAGGGCTTCTCGCTTCCCGCGACGTGGAACACCGCCGGCGGCGCCAACGTGCTGTGGAAGACGCCGATTCCCGGGCTGGGTCTCTCCAGCCCGATCGTCTGGAAGGACGACATCTTCCTGTCCACGGCGATCAGCGGGAAGAAGGACGCGGGCCTTCGCGTCGGCTATTACGGCGACATCGCCTCGGTGCCGGACGACACCGAACACGAGTGGCGCGTCTACGCGCTCGACAAGAAGACCGGCCGCGTGAAGTGGCAGCGGACGGCGTACAAGGGTGTGCCGAAGGTCAAGCGGCACATGAAGAACAGCCACGCGAACTCCACGCTGGCGACCGACGGCGAACGGATCGTCGCCTTCTTCGGGTCGGAGGGCCTCTACGCCTACGACATGCGCGGCACGCTGCTGTGGAAGAAGGATCTCGGCGTGCTCGACGCCGGCTACTACATGGTGCCCGACGCGCAGTGGGAAACCGGCAGCTCCCCGGTGCTGCACGACGGCATGGTGATCGTGCAGGCCGACGTCCAGAAGGGATCGTTCCTCGCGATGTTCGACGCCAGGGACGGCCGCGAGGTGTGGCGCGTCGCGCGCACCGACGTGCCGACGTGGAGCACGCCGACGATTCATACCGTGAACGGCCAGACCCAGATCCTCGTCAACGGCATGCGCCACGTCGGGGCCTATGATTTCAAGACCGGCAAGGAAGTCTGGAAGCTGTCCGGCGGCGGCGACATCCCGGTGCCGACGCCGGTGGTGAACGACGGCCTGATCTACATCACCAACGCGCACGGCCCGGCGTCGCCGGTCTACGCGATCAAGGATACCGCCGCCGGTGACATCAGCCTCAAGGCCGACGCCACGAGCAACGATCACGTCGCGTGGAGCGCCCCGCGCAGCGGCGGGTACATGTGCACGCCGCTCGTCTACCGCGGTCTCGTCTACATCGTCCGCTACAACGGCGTGCTGAACGTCTTCGACGCCAGGACCGGCGAGAAGAAATACGAGACCCGCCTTGGCGGCGCCACCTCCGCGTTCACCGCGTCGCCGGTGGCCAACGACGGCAGGGTCTTCATCGCCAGCGAGGACGGCCAGATCTACGTGATCGCGGCCGGCCCGAAATACGAGCAGCTGGCGATGAACGAGATGTCCACGCCCGTGCTGGCGACGCCCGCCATCTCCGAGGGCCGGCTGATCCTGCGGACGCAGGACCAGATCATGGCGATTGGACGGAAGTAG
- a CDS encoding TonB-dependent receptor gives MLAALLPAPVFAQFDTSTVLGAVKDASGAVVPGATVTLKNVQTGIASTAVTDAEGNYQFLTVRVGTYTVRAELQGFSAAEARDIAVTVGARQRVDLTLSVGSVGETVDVTASVKLLETESSDRGQVIAKEQIVNLPLNGRAYADLALLSPGVRRSAISESRDASFNVNGLRSAVNSFMLDGVDNNSYGTSNQGFSNQVVQVSPDAVEQFKVQTNNFSAEYGRTGGAVINASLRSGTNEFRGTGWEFNRNTALNAVGFFKPSSGVKPKFDRNQYGFVFGGPIVRNQTFFFTDFEGFRQTRRELMFASIPTAAMRAGNLGKPIFNPLTGETYANGVIPDSAITPFARKVLAGLPQPTRAGIANNFDSLPERTDFNDKFDVKVDNTFSTRTTAFVRVSHRNLENFEPGPIPGETGSPSNAFVHVKNTQVAGGITYMPAVSSLLEFRLGWSRTKAGKEPPGVGSPGMLEAYGIPGLPTDPRFAGGLTEQGVTGWTTWGRQNSNPQFQDPTVFNPRINFSWVRGRQSFKTGYEYQAINTQIDDFNPKYGRDSYGSQFSRPASALTADPATYNLADFMLGLRSSYSIITPFLANLRQRMHFGYVQDDIKVDPRLTLNVGLRYEYATPQYEKDNFLTNFDPATNSLIQAKDGSIYDRALVNPDRNNFAPRIGAAYALDSKTVLRAGYGMSYIHFNRLGGENLLSFNGPHVVGLTINQTVSQPLCTGNQAPTTCFRTTQQGYPEGYTTPASFNPLNVRVNYIPKDNKTGSVASWHASVQREILPNLLVDVGYVGNKSRNIMILADYNQARVNGPNESLSVQARRPIPNFSEIQIAFDGGRGDYHALQVKVERRYSRGLYLLNSFTWSRARDNASGHLEVQNGDNSRVNFANIEGDYGRSGYDQPFNNTTSFVWELPFGEGRKWASNMGAIAEGFLGGWRLVGINTMTSGAPVNLSYTPTSQFSVGGAFTYRPNLSGDPKTEDGGPGTYLNGGNVTVPTDRSQPFGNAPRNAARGPGFAQFDLGLHKAFGLGRANTRLEARIEAFNLFNRTNFNTPNGNRSSNAFGTITSAQPARQMQLGVKLYF, from the coding sequence ATGCTGGCCGCTCTGCTGCCGGCCCCCGTATTCGCGCAGTTCGACACGTCGACGGTGCTTGGCGCGGTCAAAGACGCGTCCGGCGCCGTGGTCCCCGGCGCGACCGTGACCTTGAAGAACGTCCAGACCGGGATTGCCTCCACCGCGGTGACCGACGCGGAAGGGAATTACCAGTTCCTGACCGTGCGCGTCGGCACCTACACGGTGCGCGCGGAGCTGCAGGGCTTCTCGGCGGCGGAGGCGCGCGACATCGCGGTGACCGTCGGCGCGCGCCAGCGCGTCGACCTGACGCTGTCGGTCGGCAGCGTCGGCGAAACCGTCGACGTCACGGCCAGCGTCAAGCTGCTCGAAACCGAGTCCAGCGATCGCGGCCAGGTCATCGCCAAGGAGCAGATCGTCAATCTGCCGCTGAACGGCCGCGCCTACGCCGACCTCGCGCTGCTGAGCCCCGGCGTCCGCCGCTCGGCGATCTCCGAGTCGCGCGACGCGTCGTTCAACGTCAACGGCCTGCGCAGCGCCGTCAACAGCTTCATGCTCGACGGCGTCGACAACAATTCCTACGGCACCAGCAACCAGGGCTTCTCCAACCAGGTCGTGCAGGTCTCGCCCGACGCGGTGGAGCAGTTCAAGGTGCAGACCAACAACTTCAGCGCCGAGTACGGCCGCACCGGCGGCGCCGTGATCAACGCGTCGCTGCGCAGCGGCACCAACGAGTTCCGCGGCACCGGCTGGGAGTTCAACCGCAATACGGCGTTGAACGCCGTCGGCTTCTTCAAGCCGTCGTCGGGGGTGAAGCCGAAGTTCGATCGCAACCAGTACGGGTTCGTCTTCGGCGGCCCGATCGTCCGCAACCAGACGTTCTTCTTCACCGACTTCGAAGGCTTCCGGCAGACGCGCCGCGAGCTGATGTTCGCCAGCATCCCGACCGCGGCGATGCGCGCCGGCAACCTCGGCAAGCCGATCTTCAACCCGCTGACCGGCGAGACCTACGCCAACGGCGTCATCCCCGACAGCGCGATCACGCCGTTCGCCAGGAAGGTCCTCGCGGGACTGCCGCAGCCGACCCGCGCCGGGATCGCCAACAACTTCGATTCGCTCCCCGAGCGCACCGACTTCAACGACAAGTTCGACGTCAAGGTGGACAACACCTTCAGCACGCGCACCACCGCGTTCGTGCGCGTCAGCCACCGGAACCTGGAGAACTTCGAGCCCGGGCCGATTCCCGGGGAGACGGGCAGCCCGAGCAACGCGTTCGTCCACGTGAAGAACACGCAGGTCGCCGGCGGCATCACCTACATGCCCGCCGTCAGCTCGCTGCTCGAGTTCCGCCTCGGCTGGTCGCGCACCAAGGCGGGCAAGGAGCCTCCGGGCGTCGGATCGCCCGGCATGCTCGAGGCCTACGGCATTCCCGGACTGCCGACCGATCCGCGCTTCGCGGGCGGCCTCACCGAACAGGGGGTCACCGGCTGGACGACCTGGGGACGGCAGAACAGCAATCCCCAGTTCCAGGATCCGACCGTGTTCAATCCACGCATCAACTTCTCGTGGGTCCGCGGCCGTCAGAGCTTCAAGACCGGTTACGAGTACCAGGCGATCAACACGCAGATCGACGATTTCAACCCGAAGTACGGCCGCGACAGCTACGGCAGCCAGTTCTCGCGCCCGGCGTCGGCCCTGACCGCGGATCCGGCGACCTACAACCTCGCGGACTTCATGCTCGGCCTGCGCAGCTCGTATTCGATCATCACCCCGTTCCTCGCCAACCTGCGCCAGCGGATGCACTTCGGCTACGTGCAGGACGACATCAAGGTCGACCCGCGGCTCACGTTGAACGTCGGTCTGCGCTACGAGTACGCGACGCCGCAGTACGAGAAGGACAACTTCCTCACCAACTTCGATCCGGCGACGAACTCGCTGATTCAAGCGAAGGATGGCTCGATTTACGACCGGGCGCTGGTCAACCCGGATCGCAACAACTTCGCCCCGCGGATCGGCGCCGCCTACGCGCTCGACAGCAAGACCGTGCTCCGCGCCGGTTACGGCATGAGCTACATCCACTTCAACCGGCTCGGCGGCGAGAACCTGCTCTCCTTCAACGGCCCGCACGTCGTCGGTCTGACGATCAACCAGACGGTCAGCCAGCCGCTCTGCACTGGTAACCAGGCGCCGACCACCTGCTTCCGGACGACGCAACAGGGGTATCCCGAGGGCTACACGACGCCGGCGAGCTTCAATCCGCTGAACGTCCGCGTGAATTACATCCCGAAGGACAACAAGACCGGCAGCGTAGCGAGCTGGCACGCCTCGGTGCAGCGCGAGATCCTGCCGAACCTCCTGGTCGACGTCGGCTACGTCGGCAACAAGAGCCGCAACATCATGATCCTCGCCGACTACAACCAGGCGCGGGTGAACGGGCCGAACGAGAGCCTCTCCGTCCAGGCGCGCCGTCCGATTCCGAACTTTTCGGAGATTCAGATCGCGTTCGACGGCGGCAGGGGGGACTACCACGCGCTGCAGGTGAAGGTGGAGCGGCGCTACAGCCGCGGGCTGTACCTGCTCAACTCGTTCACCTGGTCGCGCGCGCGCGACAATGCCTCCGGCCACCTCGAGGTCCAGAACGGCGACAACAGCCGGGTGAACTTCGCCAACATCGAAGGGGACTACGGCCGCTCCGGCTACGATCAGCCGTTCAACAACACGACCAGTTTCGTGTGGGAGCTGCCGTTCGGCGAGGGACGCAAGTGGGCGTCGAACATGGGGGCGATCGCCGAAGGGTTCCTCGGCGGCTGGCGCCTCGTCGGGATCAACACGATGACGAGCGGCGCGCCGGTGAACCTGTCCTACACGCCGACCTCGCAGTTCTCGGTCGGCGGAGCCTTCACCTACCGGCCGAACCTGAGCGGCGACCCCAAGACCGAGGACGGCGGCCCGGGCACCTATCTGAACGGCGGCAACGTCACGGTCCCGACCGATCGATCGCAGCCGTTCGGCAACGCGCCGCGCAACGCCGCCCGCGGGCCAGGCTTCGCGCAGTTCGATCTCGGGCTGCACAAGGCGTTCGGCCTCGGCCGCGCCAACACGCGTCTCGAGGCGCGCATCGAGGCGTTCAACCTGTTCAACCGGACGAACTTCAACACCCCCAACGGCAACCGCTCGTCGAACGCGTTCGGCACGATCACCAGCGCGCAGCCGGCGCGGCAGATGCAGTTGGGCGTGAAGCTGTATTTCTAA
- a CDS encoding alpha-glucuronidase family glycosyl hydrolase — MRMWRVITLAIATAAIAFTATVEGESGYDLWLRYTAVPEASGLAAVRQAATAVVATSRSPTGEVIAAELVRGLSGLLGSAVPRVDRPSRPGAVVAGTPATSPLVAALGWNAALARLGDEGYVIRSATVAGTPATVVASAGEAGVLYGVFHLLRLIQTREPLAALDIAERPRLSRRLLNHWDNLDGSIERGYAGRSFWWPEPAQTRILDYARANASIGINGTVVNSVNANPQSLTAPRLAQAAAIADLLRPYRIRVYLAANFAAPRTIGGLATNDPRDPAVVRWWRAKAEEIYRRIPDFGGFVVKANSEGQPGPQDYGRTHADGANLLADAVAPHGGIVMWRAFVYNADVDPDRVKRAYAEFVPLDGAFRPNVFAQVKNGPLDFQPREPFHPMFGAMPRTPLMAELQITQEYLGQSTHLVYLAPMWKEFLDADTFAKGSGSRVAKIVDGSLDGRRETGMAGVANTGRDTNWTGHDFGQANWYAFGRLAWNPDLSAERIAEEWIRMTWGDAPAVVSTIRSMMLDSREIYVRYTMPLGLHHLIGGDHYAPMPENTDPRRADWSATYYHRADRDGIGYDRTRRGSGAVNQYRAPLSAQWNDPSATPDALLLWFHRLPWDYRMKSGRTLWDELVLTYRRGADEAAGLVERWTALRGSVDEERYQSVLARLRRQAADAAAWRDKCLQYFERARSGGL; from the coding sequence ATGCGCATGTGGCGTGTCATCACGCTCGCGATCGCGACCGCCGCGATCGCCTTCACGGCCACCGTGGAGGGGGAGAGCGGCTACGACCTGTGGCTCCGCTACACTGCCGTTCCCGAGGCTTCGGGCCTCGCGGCCGTCAGGCAGGCGGCGACCGCGGTCGTCGCCACGTCGCGCTCCCCGACCGGCGAAGTGATCGCGGCGGAACTGGTGCGCGGGCTGTCGGGTCTCCTCGGCTCAGCGGTGCCGCGCGTCGATCGCCCCTCTCGCCCGGGCGCCGTCGTCGCGGGCACGCCGGCGACGTCGCCGCTGGTCGCCGCGCTCGGGTGGAACGCAGCGCTCGCCCGCCTCGGTGACGAAGGGTACGTGATCCGCAGCGCGACCGTCGCGGGCACGCCGGCAACGGTCGTCGCCTCCGCCGGCGAAGCGGGTGTCCTCTACGGCGTCTTTCATCTGCTGCGGTTGATCCAGACGCGCGAGCCGCTCGCCGCACTCGACATCGCCGAGCGTCCCCGCCTGTCGCGCCGGCTGCTGAATCACTGGGACAATCTCGACGGCTCGATCGAGCGCGGCTACGCCGGGCGGTCGTTCTGGTGGCCGGAGCCGGCGCAGACGCGGATTCTCGACTACGCGCGCGCCAATGCGTCGATCGGCATCAACGGCACCGTCGTCAACAGCGTCAACGCCAACCCGCAGTCACTCACTGCGCCGCGTCTCGCGCAGGCGGCGGCGATCGCCGACCTGCTCCGTCCGTATCGCATCCGCGTGTATCTCGCCGCCAACTTCGCGGCGCCGCGGACGATCGGCGGGCTCGCCACCAACGATCCGCGCGATCCGGCGGTCGTCCGCTGGTGGCGGGCCAAGGCCGAGGAGATCTATCGGCGGATTCCCGATTTCGGCGGCTTCGTCGTCAAGGCCAACAGCGAAGGGCAACCCGGTCCGCAGGATTACGGGCGCACGCACGCCGACGGCGCCAATCTGCTCGCCGACGCGGTCGCGCCGCACGGCGGGATCGTCATGTGGCGGGCGTTCGTCTACAACGCGGACGTCGATCCCGATCGGGTGAAGCGCGCCTATGCCGAGTTCGTGCCGCTCGACGGCGCGTTCCGCCCCAACGTGTTCGCGCAGGTCAAGAACGGGCCGCTGGACTTTCAGCCGCGCGAGCCCTTCCATCCGATGTTCGGCGCGATGCCGCGCACGCCGCTGATGGCGGAGCTGCAGATCACCCAGGAGTATCTCGGCCAGTCCACCCACCTCGTCTACCTGGCGCCGATGTGGAAGGAGTTCCTCGACGCCGACACCTTTGCCAAGGGATCGGGCTCGCGCGTCGCGAAGATCGTCGACGGATCGCTGGACGGCCGCCGGGAGACCGGTATGGCGGGCGTCGCCAACACCGGACGCGACACCAACTGGACCGGCCACGACTTCGGCCAGGCGAACTGGTACGCGTTCGGCCGCCTCGCGTGGAATCCGGATCTCTCCGCCGAGCGCATCGCCGAGGAGTGGATCAGGATGACGTGGGGCGACGCGCCGGCGGTCGTCAGCACGATTCGTTCGATGATGCTCGACTCGCGCGAGATCTACGTGCGCTACACCATGCCGCTCGGCCTGCACCATCTGATCGGCGGCGACCATTACGCGCCGATGCCCGAGAACACGGATCCGCGCCGGGCGGACTGGTCGGCGACCTACTACCACCGCGCGGATCGGGACGGCATCGGCTACGACCGCACGCGGCGCGGGAGCGGCGCGGTCAATCAGTATCGTGCTCCGCTCTCGGCGCAGTGGAACGATCCGTCGGCGACGCCCGACGCCCTGCTGCTGTGGTTCCACCGGCTGCCGTGGGATTACCGGATGAAGTCGGGCCGGACGCTTTGGGATGAACTGGTGCTCACCTACCGGCGTGGCGCAGACGAAGCGGCCGGACTCGTCGAGCGCTGGACGGCGCTTCGCGGATCCGTTGACGAGGAGCGCTACCAGTCGGTGCTCGCCCGCCTGCGCCGTCAGGCGGCCGACGCCGCGGCCTGGCGCGACAAGTGCCTGCAGTACTTCGAGCGCGCCCGGTCAGGCGGGCTGTAG
- the manD gene encoding D-mannonate dehydratase ManD, whose amino-acid sequence MRIADGRVIVCSPGRNFVTLRLETEDGLTGLGDATLNGRELAVASYLADHVIPALVGRDARRIEDLWQFLYKGAYWRRGPVTMSAIAAVDTALWDIKGKALGAPVYQLLGGASRDAVMVYGHASGETIDDAVASVARYAAKGYRAVRAQCSVPGLDRTYGIGRNDHYEPAARGPITESAWSSERYLGSVAPLFERLRRELGPELHLLHDVHHRLTPIEAARLGRALEPHALFWLEDPTPAEHQESFRLIRQHTTTPLAVGEVFNSIHDCRVLIQEQLIDFIRTSVAHAGGISHLRKIAALAEVYGVRTGAHGATDLSPVSLAAALHFDLSVPNFGIQEYMPHAPETDRVFPHAYTLADGFMHPGDAPGLGVSIDEDAAAAFPYQRAYLPVARRLDGTVHDW is encoded by the coding sequence ATGAGAATCGCCGACGGACGCGTGATCGTCTGCAGCCCCGGACGCAACTTCGTCACGCTGCGGCTCGAGACCGAAGACGGCCTCACCGGCCTCGGCGACGCCACGCTCAACGGCCGTGAGCTGGCCGTCGCCAGCTATCTCGCCGACCACGTGATTCCGGCGCTGGTCGGCCGCGACGCCCGCCGGATCGAGGACCTCTGGCAGTTCCTCTACAAAGGGGCCTACTGGCGGCGCGGCCCGGTCACCATGTCGGCGATCGCCGCCGTCGATACCGCGCTCTGGGACATCAAAGGCAAGGCGCTCGGCGCGCCGGTCTATCAGCTGCTCGGCGGCGCGTCCCGCGACGCGGTCATGGTCTACGGCCATGCCAGCGGCGAGACGATCGACGACGCCGTCGCGTCGGTGGCACGCTACGCGGCGAAGGGCTATCGCGCCGTCCGCGCCCAGTGCAGCGTGCCCGGGCTCGACCGCACCTACGGGATCGGCCGCAACGATCACTACGAGCCGGCGGCGCGCGGCCCGATCACCGAATCGGCCTGGAGCAGCGAGCGCTATCTCGGATCGGTCGCGCCGCTCTTCGAGCGGCTGCGGCGCGAGCTCGGTCCGGAGCTCCACCTGCTGCACGACGTCCACCACCGGCTGACGCCGATCGAAGCGGCCCGTCTCGGGCGCGCGCTCGAGCCGCATGCGCTGTTCTGGCTCGAGGATCCGACGCCGGCGGAGCACCAGGAGAGCTTCCGGTTGATCCGGCAGCACACCACCACGCCGCTCGCCGTCGGCGAAGTGTTCAATTCGATCCACGACTGCCGCGTCCTGATCCAGGAACAGCTGATCGACTTCATCCGCACCAGCGTCGCCCACGCCGGAGGGATCAGCCACCTTCGCAAGATCGCCGCATTGGCGGAGGTCTACGGCGTCCGCACCGGCGCGCACGGCGCCACCGATCTCAGTCCGGTGTCGCTCGCGGCGGCGCTGCATTTCGATTTGAGCGTCCCGAACTTCGGCATCCAGGAATACATGCCCCACGCCCCGGAGACCGACCGCGTCTTCCCGCACGCCTACACGCTCGCCGACGGATTCATGCACCCCGGCGATGCGCCAGGGCTCGGCGTGAGCATCGACGAGGACGCGGCAGCCGCGTTCCCGTACCAGCGCGCCTACCTGCCGGTCGCCCGCCGCCTGGATGGAACGGTGCACGATTGGTAG
- a CDS encoding ROK family transcriptional regulator, translated as MRKIDLTNFRLATSGTARQINRRIALSFIRRQAPLSRADLARSSGLQPSTVSAIVDELIDEGWVTEGVGHAARGRRPRLLHLNAERAGILAVDLRPETTTVGLAGVDARFIEQESWRTPDDPPAFIEALSRTVRTLRQAHPQVLCEGMGVSLPGRVDRDGRLVFAPNLRWGRVNLRAMIEEAVALPVAVENAANACALAELWFGRHPEHVRNLIAVTVSEGIGVGLLMNGQLVRGGDARAGEFGHVTLDENGPPCPCGNRGCWERLASNSAAVGYYLAAANHHARKPAGLSFDQLLRLAREGDGRARAALDRMAEYLGVGLAPLVTGLSPEVVIVIGEVTSAWDRVGPIVADIVKRRSLPAAMTRIVPAERSLQPRLRGAATLVVQQHFGAPNVA; from the coding sequence ATGCGCAAGATCGATCTGACGAACTTCCGGCTCGCGACCAGCGGCACCGCGCGGCAGATCAACCGCCGCATCGCCCTCAGCTTCATCCGCCGTCAGGCCCCCCTGTCCCGGGCCGACCTGGCACGGTCGTCCGGCCTCCAGCCGAGCACCGTCTCCGCGATCGTCGACGAGCTGATCGACGAGGGTTGGGTGACGGAGGGAGTGGGTCATGCGGCCCGCGGCAGGCGGCCGCGGCTCCTGCATCTCAACGCCGAGCGGGCCGGCATTCTCGCCGTCGATCTGCGCCCCGAGACGACGACCGTCGGCCTGGCCGGTGTCGACGCGCGGTTCATCGAGCAGGAGTCGTGGCGCACCCCCGACGATCCGCCGGCCTTCATCGAGGCGCTCAGCCGCACGGTCCGCACCCTGCGGCAGGCGCACCCGCAGGTGCTGTGTGAAGGCATGGGGGTCAGCCTTCCCGGCCGCGTCGATCGCGACGGCCGTCTGGTGTTCGCCCCGAACCTGCGCTGGGGCAGGGTCAACCTGCGGGCGATGATCGAGGAAGCGGTCGCGCTGCCCGTGGCGGTGGAGAATGCCGCCAACGCGTGCGCGCTCGCCGAGTTGTGGTTCGGCCGCCATCCCGAGCACGTCCGCAATCTGATCGCGGTGACGGTCTCCGAGGGCATCGGCGTCGGTCTGCTGATGAACGGGCAGCTGGTCCGCGGCGGCGATGCCCGCGCCGGGGAGTTCGGGCACGTCACGCTCGACGAAAACGGCCCGCCGTGCCCGTGCGGCAACCGCGGCTGCTGGGAGCGGCTGGCGTCGAACTCCGCCGCCGTGGGCTACTATCTGGCCGCCGCGAACCATCACGCGCGCAAGCCCGCCGGGCTCTCGTTCGATCAGCTGCTGCGCCTCGCGCGGGAGGGGGACGGCCGCGCGCGGGCGGCGCTCGACCGCATGGCGGAGTACCTCGGCGTCGGCCTGGCTCCCCTGGTCACCGGTCTCTCACCCGAAGTGGTGATCGTCATCGGCGAAGTGACCAGCGCGTGGGATCGCGTCGGGCCGATCGTCGCCGACATCGTGAAGCGCCGCTCGCTGCCGGCGGCGATGACCAGGATCGTGCCCGCCGAACGCTCGCTGCAGCCGCGGCTGCGCGGCGCGGCCACGCTGGTCGTGCAGCAGCACTTCGGCGCGCCCAATGTCGCGTAG
- a CDS encoding fumarate reductase/succinate dehydrogenase flavoprotein subunit produces the protein MTNFEAFDYDVLVIGAGGAGLRAAIEASAAGVKVGLICKSLLGKAHTVMAEGGVAAALANVDDRDSWKVHFADTMRGGQYVNNWRMAELHAREAPDRVRELEAWGAVFDRTQDGRILQRNFGGHRYPRLAHVGDRTGLELIRTLQDQGVHRGLDVHMEFTVVSLLISDGRATGVVGYERERGRFKVFSAAAVVLATGGTGRAYKITSNSWEGTGDGHALAYRAGAELMDMEFIQFHPTGMIWPPSVQGILVTEGVRGEGGILLNREGRRFMFDDIPEPYRTQTADNEEEGWRYTQGDKSARRPPELLTRDHVARCIVREVKAGRGSPHGGVFLDIAWIKNRLSGAEAHIKRKLPSMYHQFKELGDIDITREPMEVGPTTHYIMGGIRVDADSQMSTIPGLFAAGECAAGINGANRLGGNSLSDLLVFGKRAGEYAAQFARQNPRRGVDTAQVQRAIDEALQPFDRSASSENPYTVQAALQEMMQSLVGIVRTEGEMQQALEELTRLTARAARAGITGHREYNPGWHTAIDLKNLLTVSEAITRSALERKESRGGHFRDDFPDKNPEYAAFNIVTVQRPDGTMEVRRVPLPPMPAELQQIIEDQKS, from the coding sequence ATGACGAACTTCGAGGCATTCGACTACGACGTCCTCGTCATCGGCGCCGGCGGGGCCGGTCTGCGCGCCGCGATCGAAGCGTCTGCCGCCGGCGTCAAGGTCGGGCTGATCTGCAAGTCGCTGCTCGGCAAGGCGCACACCGTCATGGCGGAAGGCGGCGTCGCCGCGGCGCTGGCCAACGTCGACGATCGCGACAGCTGGAAGGTCCACTTCGCCGACACGATGCGCGGCGGCCAGTACGTCAACAACTGGCGCATGGCGGAGCTGCACGCCAGGGAAGCGCCCGACCGGGTGCGCGAGCTCGAGGCGTGGGGCGCGGTGTTCGACCGCACGCAGGACGGGCGCATCCTGCAGCGCAACTTCGGCGGCCACCGCTATCCGCGTCTGGCGCACGTCGGCGATCGCACCGGCCTGGAATTGATCCGCACGCTGCAGGACCAGGGGGTCCACCGCGGGCTCGACGTCCACATGGAATTCACCGTCGTCAGCCTGCTGATCTCGGACGGCCGCGCCACCGGCGTGGTCGGCTACGAGCGCGAGCGCGGACGGTTCAAGGTGTTCAGCGCCGCGGCGGTCGTGCTCGCGACCGGCGGCACGGGCCGCGCCTACAAGATCACCAGCAACAGCTGGGAAGGCACGGGCGACGGCCATGCGCTGGCCTACCGTGCCGGGGCGGAGCTGATGGACATGGAGTTCATCCAGTTCCATCCGACCGGCATGATCTGGCCGCCGAGCGTGCAGGGCATCCTCGTCACCGAGGGGGTGCGCGGCGAAGGGGGCATCCTCCTCAACCGCGAAGGGCGCCGCTTCATGTTCGACGACATCCCCGAGCCGTACCGCACCCAGACCGCCGACAACGAAGAGGAAGGCTGGCGCTACACGCAGGGGGACAAGAGCGCGCGGCGTCCGCCGGAGCTGCTGACGCGCGATCACGTCGCGCGGTGCATCGTCCGGGAAGTGAAAGCGGGCCGCGGCAGTCCGCACGGCGGCGTGTTCCTCGACATCGCGTGGATCAAGAACCGGCTGTCCGGCGCGGAGGCGCACATCAAGCGCAAGCTCCCCAGCATGTATCACCAGTTCAAGGAGCTGGGCGATATCGACATCACGCGGGAGCCGATGGAGGTCGGGCCGACGACCCACTACATCATGGGCGGGATCAGGGTCGATGCGGACTCGCAGATGTCGACGATTCCCGGATTGTTCGCCGCCGGGGAGTGCGCCGCCGGCATCAACGGCGCCAACCGGCTGGGCGGCAACTCGCTGTCGGACCTGCTGGTGTTCGGCAAGCGCGCCGGTGAATACGCGGCGCAGTTCGCCAGGCAGAACCCGCGCCGCGGCGTCGACACCGCGCAGGTCCAGCGCGCCATCGACGAGGCGCTGCAGCCCTTCGATCGGTCCGCGTCGAGCGAGAATCCCTACACGGTTCAGGCGGCGCTTCAAGAAATGATGCAGTCGCTCGTCGGCATCGTCCGGACCGAGGGGGAGATGCAGCAGGCGCTGGAGGAGCTGACCCGGTTGACCGCGCGGGCGGCGCGCGCCGGCATCACCGGCCACCGCGAGTACAACCCGGGCTGGCATACGGCGATCGACCTGAAGAATCTGCTGACGGTGTCGGAGGCGATCACGCGATCGGCGCTCGAACGGAAGGAAAGCCGGGGCGGGCACTTCCGCGACGACTTCCCCGACAAGAATCCCGAGTACGCGGCGTTCAACATCGTCACCGTGCAGCGTCCCGACGGTACGATGGAGGTGCGGCGCGTGCCGCTGCCGCCGATGCCCGCGGAGCTGCAACAGATCATCGAGGACCAGAAATCGTGA